The Populus nigra chromosome 19, ddPopNigr1.1, whole genome shotgun sequence genome includes a window with the following:
- the LOC133680468 gene encoding glycine-rich RNA-binding protein 7-like: MAAEVEYRCFVGGLAWATTDQVLQEAFSQYGEIIDSKIINDRETGRSRGFGFVTFGNEKAMRDAIDGMNGQDLDGRNITVNEAQSRGSGGGGGYNRNSGGGGYGGGGRREGGGGYSRGGGGYGGGGSGYGSGGGGGYGGGRDRGYGDGGSRYSSRGESEGGSWRS, translated from the exons TGAGTACAGGTGCTTCGTTGGCGGCCTCGCTTGGGCCACCACTGACCAAGTCCTCCAAGAGGCTTTTAGCCAGTACGGTGAAATCATCGATTCGAAG ATTATAAATGACCGTGAAACCGGAAGATCTCGTGGTTTTGGATTTGTGACCTTTGGCAATGAGAAGGCAATGAGAGATGCTATTGATGGAATGAACGGCCAGGACCTCGATGGCCGTAACATCACCGTTAACGAAGCTCAATCCCGCGGAAGTGGCGGAGGCGGTGGCTACAACCGCAACAGCGGTGGCGGAGGTTATGGAGGAGGTGGACGCCGTGAAGGCGGCGGCGGTTACAGCCGTGGCGGCGGCGGCTACGGAGGTGGTGGAAGCGGATATGGTAGTGGTGGCGGCGGCGGTTATGGCGGCGGCCGTGACCGTGGTTATGGTGACGGTGGATCTAGGTACTCTTCAAGGGGTGAATCCGAAGGTGGTAGCTGGAGGAGTTAG